A single region of the Arthrobacter sp. zg-Y20 genome encodes:
- a CDS encoding MFS transporter produces MAALLAACVAFQLNASMLSPALVTIEEELDTTSAAVGLTQTAFFTAAALFSLFLPRLGDIIGRKKVLSGMLVVLTLGSVVAALAPNIEVLFLARLIQGVSGPVVPLTLIMLRVEIRDAKLYGTLMGVITAVNGGIAGIDAVAGGYLAQNHGFSSVFWAMAAVGAVATALLLFLAPESRAEKKEKMDWVGVVPLVISVGTLLTAFNEAGKLAAANWPLVIGLMAVAVVAFAVFWKVENRTEQPLVATYLLKRRSTWALLLTTLLTMTGVFAIMNGILPALAQDGAIGFGMGAEESAWWTLTPYAIAGLVLGPIAGRLAASWGYGKVLRIGMIGSVIALALVLLVVGSDSKAGLLGVSVLIGITYAGIGNIMLNGLGIVLSPKENPGFLPGLNAGAFNLGAGLSFAVIYAVKTAATPADGGAGGYYGGIVAGLVILVLALAASFLIPKPAAAEVAAAAPAAR; encoded by the coding sequence ATGGCCGCACTGCTGGCCGCCTGCGTGGCGTTCCAGCTCAACGCTTCAATGCTCTCGCCGGCCCTGGTCACTATCGAAGAGGAACTGGACACCACCTCCGCCGCCGTCGGCCTGACCCAGACGGCGTTCTTCACCGCCGCCGCCCTCTTCTCCCTGTTCCTGCCCCGGCTCGGCGACATCATCGGGCGCAAGAAAGTCCTGTCCGGGATGCTGGTGGTCCTGACCCTCGGTTCCGTGGTGGCTGCCCTGGCCCCGAACATTGAAGTCCTCTTCCTGGCCCGCCTGATCCAGGGCGTCTCCGGGCCCGTGGTGCCGCTGACGCTGATCATGCTTCGCGTGGAAATCCGCGACGCGAAGCTGTACGGCACCCTGATGGGCGTCATCACCGCCGTCAACGGCGGCATTGCCGGCATCGACGCCGTGGCGGGCGGCTATCTGGCGCAAAACCACGGCTTCTCCTCGGTGTTCTGGGCCATGGCCGCCGTGGGCGCCGTCGCCACCGCCCTTCTGCTTTTCCTGGCACCGGAATCCCGGGCCGAGAAGAAGGAAAAGATGGACTGGGTCGGTGTGGTGCCCCTGGTCATCTCCGTGGGTACCCTGCTCACCGCATTCAACGAAGCGGGCAAGCTGGCCGCAGCCAACTGGCCGCTGGTGATCGGGCTGATGGCCGTTGCCGTCGTGGCCTTCGCAGTGTTCTGGAAGGTGGAAAACCGCACGGAACAGCCGCTGGTGGCCACCTACCTGCTGAAACGGCGGTCCACCTGGGCGCTGCTGCTGACCACGCTGCTCACCATGACCGGCGTGTTTGCCATCATGAACGGCATCCTGCCTGCCCTGGCGCAGGACGGCGCAATCGGGTTCGGCATGGGCGCCGAGGAGTCCGCCTGGTGGACCCTCACCCCGTACGCCATTGCCGGCCTGGTTCTCGGCCCCATTGCCGGCCGCCTGGCAGCCAGCTGGGGTTACGGCAAGGTCCTGCGGATCGGCATGATCGGCTCCGTGATCGCACTGGCGCTGGTGCTGCTGGTGGTCGGCAGCGATTCCAAGGCAGGCCTGCTCGGCGTCTCGGTACTGATCGGCATCACCTACGCGGGCATCGGCAACATCATGCTCAACGGCCTGGGCATTGTGCTCTCCCCAAAGGAAAACCCGGGCTTCCTGCCCGGCCTCAACGCCGGCGCCTTCAATCTGGGCGCAGGCCTGAGCTTCGCCGTGATCTACGCGGTGAAGACCGCCGCCACACCGGCCGACGGCGGGGCCGGCGGCTACTACGGCGGTATTGTTGCCGGTCTGGTCATCCTCGTCCTGGCCCTGGCTGCGTCCTTCCTTATCCCCAAGCCGGCCGCTGCCGAAGTGGCTGCCGCCGCGCCGGCCGCCCGCTGA
- a CDS encoding nucleoside hydrolase has product MPHKIILDCDPGHDDAVAMLLAHGSPEIDLLAVTTVVGNQTLEKVTRNALAIARVANITGVPFAAGCDRPLVRTIENAPDIHGDSGMDGPALPEPTLELDRRHAVDLIIDTVMAHEPNTVTLVPTAGLTNIALAVRKEPRLAERVKEVVLMGGGYHVGNWSAVAEFNIKIDPEAAHIVFNEKWPLTMVGLDLTHQALATDEVAARIAAVGTKPAKFVGELLDFFGHAYKDAQGFDFPPVHDPCAVAYVIDPSVMTTRRVPLDVELTGTLTLGMTVADFRAPAPEDCNTSVAVDLDHQKFWDLVVDALERIGEVDL; this is encoded by the coding sequence ATGCCCCACAAAATCATCCTGGACTGCGATCCCGGCCATGATGATGCGGTCGCCATGCTGCTGGCCCACGGCAGCCCGGAGATCGACCTTCTGGCGGTGACAACCGTCGTCGGAAACCAGACCTTGGAGAAGGTGACACGCAACGCGCTGGCGATTGCCCGTGTCGCAAATATCACAGGCGTCCCCTTCGCGGCAGGCTGTGACCGGCCCCTGGTCCGCACCATCGAAAACGCCCCCGACATCCACGGCGATTCCGGCATGGACGGACCCGCGCTGCCCGAGCCCACCCTCGAACTGGACCGCCGGCACGCCGTCGACCTGATCATCGATACCGTGATGGCGCACGAGCCGAACACTGTCACCCTGGTCCCCACCGCAGGCCTGACCAACATTGCCCTGGCCGTGCGCAAGGAACCCCGCCTGGCCGAACGCGTGAAGGAAGTTGTCCTGATGGGCGGCGGCTACCACGTGGGCAACTGGTCCGCCGTGGCTGAATTCAACATCAAGATCGACCCCGAAGCCGCCCACATAGTTTTCAACGAGAAGTGGCCGCTGACCATGGTCGGGCTGGACCTGACCCACCAGGCCCTGGCCACGGACGAGGTGGCTGCCCGTATCGCTGCCGTCGGCACCAAGCCCGCCAAGTTCGTCGGCGAACTGCTGGACTTCTTCGGCCACGCCTACAAGGACGCGCAGGGCTTCGATTTCCCGCCGGTGCACGATCCGTGCGCTGTCGCCTACGTCATCGACCCCTCGGTGATGACCACCCGGCGCGTGCCGCTCGATGTGGAGCTGACCGGCACCCTGACCCTGGGCATGACGGTGGCAGACTTCCGCGCGCCGGCCCCCGAAGACTGCAACACCTCAGTGGCCGTGGACCTGGACCACCAGAAGTTCTGGGACCTGGTCGTGGACGCCCTCGAGCGGATCGGCGAGGTCGACCTGTGA